Proteins encoded within one genomic window of Ranitomeya variabilis isolate aRanVar5 chromosome 4, aRanVar5.hap1, whole genome shotgun sequence:
- the RPRML gene encoding reprimo-like protein yields the protein MNGTFFNQTVLEQGAYDNSSQGLGSLIGCCNGTRAVITSDGGSLVLTPDERSLFITRVVQIAVLCVLSLTVIFGIFFLGCNLLIKSESMINFLVKDRRPSKDVGAVILGLY from the coding sequence ATGAATGGGACTTTCTTTAACCAGACAGTCCTGGAACAAGGGGCTTATGACAACTCATCCCAGGGACTTGGATCTTTGATTGGATGTTGCAATGGGACCAGGGCTGTGATTACAAGTGATGGGGGCTCTCTTGTCCTAACTCCAGATGAGAGAAGCCTGTTCATCACCAGGGTGGTCCAGATAGCGGTCCTTTGTGTCCTATCCCTTACTGTCATATTTGGCATATTCTTTCTTGGCTGCAACTTGCTCATCAAATCTGAAAGTATGATAAACTTCTTAGTGAAGGACAGGAGACCATCAAAAGATGTGGGCGCAGTGATTCTGGGACTCTACTGA